The Pan troglodytes isolate AG18354 chromosome 7, NHGRI_mPanTro3-v2.0_pri, whole genome shotgun sequence genome has a window encoding:
- the ADAMDEC1 gene encoding ADAM DEC1 produces MLRGISQLPAVATMSWVLLPVLWLIVQTQAIAVKQTPELTLHEIVCPKKLHILHKREIKDNQTEKHGKEERYEPEVQYQMTLNGEEIILSLQKTKHLLGPDYTETLYSPRGEEITTKPENMEHCYYKGNILNEKNSVASISTCDGLRGYFTHHHQRYQIKPLKSTDEKEHAVFTSNQEEQDPANHTCGVKSTDGKQGPIRISRSLKSPEKEDFLRAQKYIDLYLVLDNAFYKNYNENLTLIRSFVFDVMNLLNVIYNTIDVQVALVGMEIWSDGDKIKVVPSASTTFDNFLRWHSSNLGKKIHDHAQLLSGISFNNRRVGLAASNSLCSPSSVAVIEAKKKNNVALVGVMSHELGHVLGMPDVPFNTKCPSGSCVMNQYLSSKFPKDFSTSCRAHFERYLLSQKPKCLLQAPIPTNIMTTPVCGNHLLEVGEDCDCGSPKECTNLCCEALTCKLKPGTDCGGDAPNHTTE; encoded by the exons caATAGCCGTAAAGCAAACACCTGAATTAACGCTCCATGAAATAGTTTGTCCTAAAAAACTTCACATTTTACACAAAAGAGAGATCAAGGACAACCAGACAGAAAAGCATGGCAAAGAG GAAAGGTATGAACCTGAAGTTCAATATCAGATGACCTTAAATGGAGAAGAAATCATTCTCTCCCTACAAAAAACCAA GCACCTCCTGGGGCCAGACTACACTGAAACATTGTACTCCCCCAGAGGAGAGGAAATTACCACGAAACCTGAGAACATG GAACACTGTTACTATAAAGGAAACATCCTAAATGAAAAGAATTCTGTTGCCAGCATCAGTACTTGTGACGGGTTGAG AGGATACTTCACACATCATCACCAAAGATACCAGATAAAACCTCTGAAAAGCACAGACGAGAAAGAACATGCCGTCTTTACATCTAACCAGGAGGAACAAGACCCAGCTAACCACACATGTGGTGTGAAGAGCACTGACGGGAAACAAGGCCCAATTCGAATCTCTAGATCACTCAAAAGCCCAGAG AAAGAAGACTTTCTTCGGGCACAGAAATACATTGATCTCTATTTGGTGCTGGATAATGCCTTT TATAAGAACTATAATGAGAATCTAACTCTGATAAGAAGCTTTGTGTTTGATGTGATGAACCTACTCAATGTG ATTTATAACACCATAGATGTTCAAGTGGCCTTGGTAGGTATGGAAATCTGGTCTGATGGGGATAAGATAAAGGTGGTGCCCAGCGCAAGCACCACGTTTGACAACTTCCTGAGATGGCACAGTTCCAACCTGGGGAAAAAGATCCACGACCATGCTCAGCTTCTCAG CGGGATTAGCTTCAACAATCGACGTGTGGGACTGGCAGCTTCAAATTCCTTGTGTTCCCCATCTTCGGTTGCTGTTATTGAG gctaaaaaaaagaataatgtggCTCTTGTAGGAGTGATGTCACATGAGCTGGGCCATGTCCTTGGTATGCCTGATGTTCCATTCAACACCAAGTGTCCCTCTGGCAGTTGTGTGATGAATCAGTATCTGAG TTCAAAATTCCCAAAGGATTTCAGTACATCTTGCCGTGCACATTTTGAAAGATACCTTTTATCTCAGAAACCAAAGTGCCTGCTGCAAGCACCTATTCCTACAAATATAATGACAACACCAGTGTGTGGGAACCACCTTCTAGAAGTGGGAGAAGACTGTGATTGTGGCTCTCCTAAG GAATGTACCAATCTCTGCTGCGAAGCCCTAACGTGTAAACTGAAGCCTGGAACTGATTGCGGAGGAGACGCTCCAAACCATACCAC AGAGTGA